From the Euphorbia lathyris chromosome 6, ddEupLath1.1, whole genome shotgun sequence genome, one window contains:
- the LOC136232336 gene encoding taxadiene 5-alpha hydroxylase-like isoform X2, giving the protein MFMLMEKLSLVEMVSVVCIFMFMFILPLYLLLTKKSSKRVPPGSFGLPIIGQSLSLLGAMRQNTAEAWLKERSSKYGPVSKMHIFGAPTVFIHGQAASKFLYTSDVLSSQNPSSSKRIYGKRYIFELSGNEHKRIRGALVSFLKPDVLKQTVGKMDEEIRSQIRMQWRGKQNISVMPFMKTLTFNIMSSFIIGIEQGSRRERLKQLFYRIVEGVLTVPINFPFTSFSRSIKARAKIRAITLELIHEKRAALEQLQASPQQDLLTCLIALRKQDNSPMLSDEEIVDNAIFTMVAGHDTTSVLLTFLIKLLASDASIHASIVQEQEEIAKSKSPGELLTWDDLLRMKYTWSVAMETLRMYPPAFFTFRKAVKDFEYEGFHIPKGWQVMGATFTAHMNDSIFPNASEFDPARFEKQNSRSCIGIRDSNSQLSGRLLWLVLKYTLEELNVHKPWPWKL; this is encoded by the exons ATGTTTATGCTTATGGAGAAGCTCTCTCTTGTAGAAATGGTTTCTGTAGTCTGTATCTTCATGTTTATGTTCATTCTTCCTCTCTACCTTCTTCTAACAAAGAAATCTTCCAAAAGGGTTCCGCCAGGGTCTTTCGGTTTGCCTATCATAGGCCAGAGCCTGAGTCTTCTGGGTGCCATGAGACAAAATACAGCAGAAGCATggctcaaggaaagaagcagcaAATATGGTCCTGTCTCAAAAATGCATATCTTTGGGGCCCCAACAGTATTCATCCATGGCCAGGCTGCTAGCAAGTTCCTCTACACCAGCGATGTCCTCTCCAGTCAGAATCCTTCCTCTTCCAAAAGGATTTATGGCAAGAGGTATATCTTTGAATTGAGTGGAAATGAACATAAGCGTATCAGAGGTGCTCTTGTTTCATTCCTGAAACCTGATGTGTTGAAACAAACTGTTGGAAAGATGGATGAAGAAATTAGAAGCCAAATCAGGATGCAATGGCGTGGCAAGCAAAATATTTCT GTTATGCCATTTATGAAGACGCTTACCTTTAACATCATGAGCTCATTTATTATTGGAATAGAGCAAGGATCCAGAAGAGAAAGGCTTAAACAGCTTTTCTATCGAATTGTGGAAGGGGTTTTAACAGTACCAATCAATTTTCCCTTCACAAGCTTCAGCCGTAGCATCAAAGCAAGAGCAAAAATCAGAGCCATTACTTTGGAACTTATACATGAAAAAAGAGCAGCGCTAGAGCAACTACAGGCTTCCCCTCAACAAGATCTCCTCACTTGCTTAATTGCTCTCCGAAAGCAGGATAATTCACCAATGCTTTCTGATGAGGAAATTGTAGACAATGCAATTTTTACAATGGTTGCAGGCCATGACACAACATCAGTCCTGCTTACTTTCTTGATCAAGCTTTTAGCAAGTGATGCTTCTATTCATGCCAGCATTGTTCAAG AACAAGAGGAAATAGCTAAGAGTAAGTCGCCGGGAGAACTTCTGACATGGGATGATCTGTTAAGAATGAAATATACATGGAGTGTAGCAATGGAGACTCTCAGGATGTACCCTCCTGCATTTTTTACCTTCAGGAAAGCCGTAAAAGATTTCGAGTATGAAGGATTCCATATTCCGAAAGGATGGCAG GTAATGGGAGCAACTTTCACGGCTCACATGAATGATAGTATATTTCCAAATGCATCAGAATTCGATCCGGCGCGTTTTGAGAAACAG AATTCTAGATCTTGCATTGGTATTAGAGACTCCAATTCTCAGCTTTCCGGCCGACTTTTATGGTTGGTACTGAAATACACACTAGAGGAGTTAAACGTGCACAAGCCTTGGCCATGGAAGTTGTAG
- the LOC136232336 gene encoding taxadiene 5-alpha hydroxylase-like isoform X3 gives MFMLMEKLSLVEMVSVVCIFMFMFILPLYLLLTKKSSKRVPPGSFGLPIIGQSLSLLGAMRQNTAEAWLKERSSKYGPVSKMHIFGAPTVFIHGQAASKFLYTSDVLSSQNPSSSKRIYGKRYIFELSGNEHKRIRGALVSFLKPDVLKQTVGKMDEEIRSQIRMQWRGKQNISVMPFMKTLTFNIMSSFIIGIEQGSRRERLKQLFYRIVEGVLTVPINFPFTSFSRSIKARAKIRAITLELIHEKRAALEQLQASPQQDLLTCLIALRKQDNSPMLSDEEIVDNAIFTMVAGHDTTSVLLTFLIKLLASDASIHASIVQEQEEIAKSKSPGELLTWDDLLRMKYTWSVAMETLRMYPPAFFTFRKAVKDFEYEGFHIPKGWQVMGATFTAHMNDSIFPNASEFDPARFEKQSEF, from the exons ATGTTTATGCTTATGGAGAAGCTCTCTCTTGTAGAAATGGTTTCTGTAGTCTGTATCTTCATGTTTATGTTCATTCTTCCTCTCTACCTTCTTCTAACAAAGAAATCTTCCAAAAGGGTTCCGCCAGGGTCTTTCGGTTTGCCTATCATAGGCCAGAGCCTGAGTCTTCTGGGTGCCATGAGACAAAATACAGCAGAAGCATggctcaaggaaagaagcagcaAATATGGTCCTGTCTCAAAAATGCATATCTTTGGGGCCCCAACAGTATTCATCCATGGCCAGGCTGCTAGCAAGTTCCTCTACACCAGCGATGTCCTCTCCAGTCAGAATCCTTCCTCTTCCAAAAGGATTTATGGCAAGAGGTATATCTTTGAATTGAGTGGAAATGAACATAAGCGTATCAGAGGTGCTCTTGTTTCATTCCTGAAACCTGATGTGTTGAAACAAACTGTTGGAAAGATGGATGAAGAAATTAGAAGCCAAATCAGGATGCAATGGCGTGGCAAGCAAAATATTTCT GTTATGCCATTTATGAAGACGCTTACCTTTAACATCATGAGCTCATTTATTATTGGAATAGAGCAAGGATCCAGAAGAGAAAGGCTTAAACAGCTTTTCTATCGAATTGTGGAAGGGGTTTTAACAGTACCAATCAATTTTCCCTTCACAAGCTTCAGCCGTAGCATCAAAGCAAGAGCAAAAATCAGAGCCATTACTTTGGAACTTATACATGAAAAAAGAGCAGCGCTAGAGCAACTACAGGCTTCCCCTCAACAAGATCTCCTCACTTGCTTAATTGCTCTCCGAAAGCAGGATAATTCACCAATGCTTTCTGATGAGGAAATTGTAGACAATGCAATTTTTACAATGGTTGCAGGCCATGACACAACATCAGTCCTGCTTACTTTCTTGATCAAGCTTTTAGCAAGTGATGCTTCTATTCATGCCAGCATTGTTCAAG AACAAGAGGAAATAGCTAAGAGTAAGTCGCCGGGAGAACTTCTGACATGGGATGATCTGTTAAGAATGAAATATACATGGAGTGTAGCAATGGAGACTCTCAGGATGTACCCTCCTGCATTTTTTACCTTCAGGAAAGCCGTAAAAGATTTCGAGTATGAAGGATTCCATATTCCGAAAGGATGGCAG GTAATGGGAGCAACTTTCACGGCTCACATGAATGATAGTATATTTCCAAATGCATCAGAATTCGATCCGGCGCGTTTTGAGAAACAG TCAGAATTCTAG
- the LOC136232336 gene encoding cytochrome P450 716B1-like isoform X1 yields MFMLMEKLSLVEMVSVVCIFMFMFILPLYLLLTKKSSKRVPPGSFGLPIIGQSLSLLGAMRQNTAEAWLKERSSKYGPVSKMHIFGAPTVFIHGQAASKFLYTSDVLSSQNPSSSKRIYGKRYIFELSGNEHKRIRGALVSFLKPDVLKQTVGKMDEEIRSQIRMQWRGKQNISVMPFMKTLTFNIMSSFIIGIEQGSRRERLKQLFYRIVEGVLTVPINFPFTSFSRSIKARAKIRAITLELIHEKRAALEQLQASPQQDLLTCLIALRKQDNSPMLSDEEIVDNAIFTMVAGHDTTSVLLTFLIKLLASDASIHASIVQEQEEIAKSKSPGELLTWDDLLRMKYTWSVAMETLRMYPPAFFTFRKAVKDFEYEGFHIPKGWQVMGATFTAHMNDSIFPNASEFDPARFEKQVSIPPYSFNAFGGGYRICPGNEFAKIETLVTIHNLVTQFTWKVSSPDMAFSRDPMPSFKNGLEILIEPKISTKFK; encoded by the exons ATGTTTATGCTTATGGAGAAGCTCTCTCTTGTAGAAATGGTTTCTGTAGTCTGTATCTTCATGTTTATGTTCATTCTTCCTCTCTACCTTCTTCTAACAAAGAAATCTTCCAAAAGGGTTCCGCCAGGGTCTTTCGGTTTGCCTATCATAGGCCAGAGCCTGAGTCTTCTGGGTGCCATGAGACAAAATACAGCAGAAGCATggctcaaggaaagaagcagcaAATATGGTCCTGTCTCAAAAATGCATATCTTTGGGGCCCCAACAGTATTCATCCATGGCCAGGCTGCTAGCAAGTTCCTCTACACCAGCGATGTCCTCTCCAGTCAGAATCCTTCCTCTTCCAAAAGGATTTATGGCAAGAGGTATATCTTTGAATTGAGTGGAAATGAACATAAGCGTATCAGAGGTGCTCTTGTTTCATTCCTGAAACCTGATGTGTTGAAACAAACTGTTGGAAAGATGGATGAAGAAATTAGAAGCCAAATCAGGATGCAATGGCGTGGCAAGCAAAATATTTCT GTTATGCCATTTATGAAGACGCTTACCTTTAACATCATGAGCTCATTTATTATTGGAATAGAGCAAGGATCCAGAAGAGAAAGGCTTAAACAGCTTTTCTATCGAATTGTGGAAGGGGTTTTAACAGTACCAATCAATTTTCCCTTCACAAGCTTCAGCCGTAGCATCAAAGCAAGAGCAAAAATCAGAGCCATTACTTTGGAACTTATACATGAAAAAAGAGCAGCGCTAGAGCAACTACAGGCTTCCCCTCAACAAGATCTCCTCACTTGCTTAATTGCTCTCCGAAAGCAGGATAATTCACCAATGCTTTCTGATGAGGAAATTGTAGACAATGCAATTTTTACAATGGTTGCAGGCCATGACACAACATCAGTCCTGCTTACTTTCTTGATCAAGCTTTTAGCAAGTGATGCTTCTATTCATGCCAGCATTGTTCAAG AACAAGAGGAAATAGCTAAGAGTAAGTCGCCGGGAGAACTTCTGACATGGGATGATCTGTTAAGAATGAAATATACATGGAGTGTAGCAATGGAGACTCTCAGGATGTACCCTCCTGCATTTTTTACCTTCAGGAAAGCCGTAAAAGATTTCGAGTATGAAGGATTCCATATTCCGAAAGGATGGCAG GTAATGGGAGCAACTTTCACGGCTCACATGAATGATAGTATATTTCCAAATGCATCAGAATTCGATCCGGCGCGTTTTGAGAAACAGGTATCGATCCCTCCCTACAGTTTCAATGCATTTGGAGGAGGTTACAGGATTTGTCCTGGAAATGAATTTGCAAAGATTGAAACTTTAGTTACAATACATAATCTTGTAACTCAGTTTACATGGAAGGTTTCTTCTCCTGACATGGCATTCTCTAGAGATCCAATGCCAAGTTTCAAGAATGGCTTAGAGATACTAATTGAGCCAAAGATCTCTACTAAATTCAAGTAA